The window AGAACGGCGTCCGGCTGCGCGCATCGTCGAATGCCTCGCCGACCAATTGGATGGAGGGCGTTTGTCTCTACGATTCTGTTGCGCAGATCATTACGATGACGGTCGACAAGGCGAATGGTGTCGGCACGTTCGGAGACTGGAATTTCAACCGCGTCGGTCAGCTCGGCGCGGGCGATCTGACGTCGAGCCTCAATCTTGCCGAGCTGACGAACAAGCCGGCTGCGGTGGTCAATCTCGGCATTCCCGGACTACTGAGGGGCTATCAGTCGGGCTTGAAGATCAGCGCTCCAGGCGGGGTCGCCAACTTCACTTTAACCGCCGGCGTTGTAGCTGATCGCAACGCGACCGACATGATTACGCTTGCAGCTGCGCTAAATAAGACGAGCGGCGCATGGGCTGCCGGTAATGGCCTTGGCTGCCTGGATACCGGCGCGATGACGGTCGGCTTTTACCATGTCTTCGTGATTAGAAATCCGACCGGCTCGGGCTCGGTCGATGCTGTCATATCTCGAAGCGCAACCGCTCCAACTCTGCCGGGCGGCTATGCGCTGTTTCGCCGGCGCGGCGTCGTTTATTGGAACGGCACCGTATTCTCTCAGCTGTTGGTACGCGGAAACGAGTTCATCTGGCCGGGCGTCTCGATCGACGTGAACGTGACCAACCTCGGAACAGCGCTGACGACTTACTCCCTCGCAAGTATTCCGACCGGAATCCAGGTGCAAGCCATTCTGACCGTCATCGGCTGGAGCGCGACGCAAAACGTGCAGTGGTGGGTCCATGACGTCGCGATGGTCGACACCGCGCCAAACTTCTCAAACGGTGCGACAGCGACAGAAGTGACAAACGCCGCAATGGGCAACTTCTCTGAAATTCGAGTGTGGACTGACACGAATGCGAATGTCGCCGCCAGGGCGAGCGCTGCATCAACGGTACTCCGCATCGCGACGCGCGGCTGGTTTGATCCATTGGAGGTCTGATCGATATGGGATTTGTAGAGCGAAACAGCGCTGGTGAAATCGTCGGATGGTTTGGCTGCGAGCAGCCTGACCGCGTCCTCGAGCAGGTCGCCGACGATGATCCGGCGGTCGTTGCATTTCTGCAACCGCCGGCGCTGGCGCCGAGCGCCTGCACCAAGCTCGGCTTGAAGCGAGCCTATGACGAGCTCGGCAATTGGGCCGTGGTCCGAGCCGCGATCGCGGCGGATGCCTCTGTCCAGGAGGAATGGGATCTCGCGACGGAGCTCCGGCGTACAGATCCCTTGGTGCAACGCATGATTACGGCCCTCGGTCTGTCTGACGCGCAGGTCGACCAGCTTCTCATTCGCGCAAACGCCCTGGTCTGACCGGGCCGCGCGCCTCCGCTCCATCACAAAAGGACTAACACGATGACCAGCGCAGTCATTTCTGCGAGCGCTATCGATTTGCATGGAATCTCCCACGCGACCTTTGACCTGATCGTCAGCGCCGAGGTCACCAGCCCGGCCTGGTATTCAAGGCATCTGAGCGGCGCGACCTGGCCCGGCGAACAGTCCGGCGTGACGATCGGTTGCGGCTATGACGTCGGCCAGACGACGCGGCAGCAGTTCCAGGCCGATTGGTCGGGCAAGATTCCGGACGCGATGTTGAGGGCGCTGGCGAAGTGCTGCGGCGTCACCGGGCCGGCGGCGGAGAAGCTGGCGCGCAGGCTGCGCGGCGTCGTCGATATCCCTTGGGACGTCGCGCTCGAGGTTTTCTCGAGCCACGACATTCCGCGCTATCTGGCGATCTGTCGGCGGCTGCTGCCTGGCTTCGACGAGCTCTCGCCGGATTGCAAAGGCGTCATCCTCTCGATCGCCTTCAACCGCGACGCCGGCGGCTTCAACAAGCCGGGACCGCGCTGGTCGGAGATGCGGCAGATCAAGGCCGCGATCGGCAGCGGCGAGCTCGCCAAGATCCCTGGCCTCATCCGCTCGATGAAACGGCTCTGGCCCGACAGCAAGGGCTTGCGCATCCGCCGCGACGACGAGGCGGCGCTGTTCGAGCGCGGCCTCGCAACGTGGCATCCGCATGAGCATGCGAAGCTCGCGACGACGCCGGCGCCGGTCGATCCGGACGCCGTCGCCTATGTGCAGGGACGGCTGCGCGAGCTCGGCTATTACGACGTCGGCCAGGTCGACGGCGAGCCCTCGCCGCAGGGTCGGACCGAGGGAATGATCCTGGCCTACCGCAACGCGCGCGGCCTGCCGCTGACGCCGGTGATCGACGGCCAGCTGATCGCCGAGCTCGGCAAGCCGCAGGCGCCGCGGCCGGTCGCCGAGACGCGAGCGAGCGCGACCGTCGCGGATCTCCGCGACGAGGGCTCGCAGACCATCGCGCTGACCGATCGCGCCAAGGGATGGGCCGGCAAGATCTTCGGCAGCTCGACCGGCCTCGGGGGCGCCGGCGTGCTCGCCTGGCTTACGGACCGCGCGACACAGGTCTCGGCCGCAAAGGACGCGGTCGGCGCGCTCGGCCTGACGCCTGGCGCGATCCAGGCGATCGCGATCAGCATCGCCGCCCTGGTCGTCGTCGCCGGCGTCGGCGTCCTGGTCTGGTTCGTGGCCGACCAGCTCGAGCGGCGCCGCCTGGCTGACTATCGCGCGGGGAAGCACGCATGAGCTGGATCATCGCAATCCTCGTGCGCCTGGCCGGCCTCGCGGGCGTCAGCCTGTCGCCCTTTGCCGCCGGCGCGCTGTTCGCCGGCGGCCTGGCCGTCGTCGCGGGCGGCGCCGCGATCGCCGGCGGTGTGCATCTCTACAACGCCGGCTTTAGCTCGGCGGATGCCAAGTGCGAGGCGGCACAGGTCGCCGCGCAGAATGCGCAATTGCAGGCGCGCCTCGCCGAGAAGGATCGTCAGCTCATTTTCGCCAACGCCCTGCAGCAACGCGACGCCAAGCGCGCCGCGGCGGCCGAGGCGCAGATCCAGTCTAACCAGGGGGCAATCGATGCAACGCCGGCTAATCCTAACAAGTGTTTTACTCGCGACATGTCTCGCCGGGTGCGTGGGGTCCGGTAGCGTCGACAGACTGCAGCCTCCGCCTCCGGACGCGCCGAACATTCCGGCGCTGCCGGCGGACGTTGCGGCCTGCGAGCGCGCGCCGGTCGATACGCCGGACCGCGAGCTCGACGCCGGCGAGATCGAGCGGCTCTGGAAAACCGATCGCGCGGCGCTGGCGAAGGTCAACGCCTGCCTGCATCGCGCCGTCTGCCAATACCAGGACGTTCGCGAGGGCATCGGCCGCGTCCAGGGCGTTGCCTGCGAGAGCGCGCTGCCGGCGGAAAAGCCGGCGCACGGTTTCAGCCTGTTCAAGCGAAAGAAGGTGCAATGAGCGGCGACGAAACGGCCAGCGTAAATGCTGCCTTGCTTCAGATGGCCGCCAAGATCGGCGGGCTGGAGTCGACCGTCTCGACGCTGCTGCAGACCTGGCAGCGGATGGAAGAGAAAGCCTCTGAGGGCCGCAAGGATCTGCACCGAAAGGTCGACGATCTTCGCGCCGAGATGACGGCTATGGGCGCGCAGGTGACGACGGCGACTAAAGACATCTCGGACATGAAACCGACCGTCCAGGCCGTGCAGAATGTTCAGGTGCAGGCGACCGGCGTGCGCAATGCCAGCCGTTGGCTCTATTGGGCCGCTGTCGGTTTAAGCGGCGGGGTCGGCTGGATCATCACGAACTTCATCGACATTCATCTCAAGCGCTGATGGTCCATAACCTAGATGTTCCCACCATGATCGGCCTGGTCCGAGCGTTCGGCAGATAGCAACCGTGGTAGGGGCGGCATGCGGGGCCGGGGTTGCTCGGCCACTTTTTCCATTTCCTCGCTCTCGGCATGACGCCTGTGCCGCTTCCAGGCGAGCAAGCCAACAAGCACGAGCACGAAGCCAGCGGCCATCATGAAAACCGAAATCACCTGCGTCCAATCATAGGCCATCAGGGATTCTCGCCCGTACCGGAGGCTGCGTCAGCGACAATCGCCAGTTCTTTTGAGTCGAACTGGGCGGCCACGGCAACCGTTGAGGCCGGCCACGTATGGCCCAATCGTGGGGGCAGATCGCCAATCATCACGGCCGAGGATACCGTTACTTGGAAAAATTCAAAAATTGCGCCTTCGCGTTGAGGGCCTGCATTTGACCTTCCAGACTGCTCACTCGGTTGTTGATCTCGTTGATTAGTTTGTAGGTACGGTCCAGTTCAACCTCTTGCTGGGCGAGCCGCTGCTGCTCAATCTTGCGCAACTCCATTGTGATCTCGATGCTATGATAGCCCAATTGCCTACGCTGTACCTCGGACAATCCGATCGAGATCACATTGAGAATTACAGCCGCTATCAAAATGGTTCGCGTTGAAATTGTCATCAGTCCCCCGACAATTTTGCTGAGCTGCGCAAAATTGAAACCTCATTTGATCGTATACTTCCTGCCGTTCGTATTTGGATCTGTATTGTCGCTCGACGAGAACATCAGTACTGGCACTGTTTCATCTGTCTCGCGGTAGAACCTGTAGAGACCTTTGCCTTGAAGAGTGATCTCCTGCGGGTCACTATTTGCCGGCCCGAGTGGCTTGCCATCTTCGTAAAGGCGGGCAGCCTCAATCTCTGCGAGCGGATATTTGACGACGACGACGTATGCATGGCCTTGCCAGAGACGAAAAGCGCTGCGGATCCATGGGGTCGCAGGCTGGGGCGGGATCAGATAGAGAAACCCACTTGAAGCAAACGCGAACAGCGTTGAGCCAATCGTCACTCGCATGCTGGATGACATGCTAGAGAACTTAAAGAATGGCACCTTCCGGCTCTTGCTTATTAGACCGCGATTTTTCGGGTGTGCCCCGCATACCGCCGAAGAGCTGAAACGACTCGGAGTAGCCTTGCTCTCGGCCGTCGCGGAAGCCTATCCGATACGCTCTCCAGATGGACAGCGGGATCAAAATCGAGCCTACAGCGATGAGCAAGGTCATCATGCAAGGGCCAATTGTAGCGATAGGGGCCAACAACTCATATAGCAGAAAAATGTCGTTGAATAGAGCGCAGGCGGGAGGCTACGCGTTTTAGACGGTAGTTTTGCCGTATTTTTACGGGGGCCAAATTCAATGTTGTTCGGCACGCCCTAAGTGTGCAATTTTATTTTTTATAGGGAGTTAGCGTATGAGTGGGCGTGCGACTGCTCGAAAAGAGCTTTTGTTTTGGGGCTCGATGTTGCTCAGCCTTTCGCCGCTTTGGTTAGCCGCGGGAGTGCTGCTAGTTTTCAAATGGTAGCAGGTTGACAGAAGAGTTCGCCGCCGAATGACGGCGACATTGCCGTGCGGCTCGCGAGGCCGCTTATCTGCGCGCCCATCCACCGATAAATAGGGTTTAGTTGCGATGATCAGATTTGGCCTGCTCGGGTGCGGGCGTATCGCCAAGCGCCATTCCGATCTCCTGGGTGGCAATCACATCGCGGGAGCGAGCCTGGTTGCAGTCTGCGATCCGCTTCGTGCGCGTGCCGATGCGATTGCCGGGAAGTTCGCCGTTCCCGCCCATTACGACATGGACGAGTTCCTGGCGCGCAAGGATATCGACGCCGTCGCCGTGCTGACACCGAGCGGCTTGCATCCCGCGCATGTGATCGCCTGCGCAAGGGCCGGCAAGCACGTCGTGGTCGAGAAACCGATGGCGCTGCGGTTGCAGGACGCCGACGACATGATCCGGGCCTGCGACGAGGCCGGCATCAAGATGTTCATCGTCAAGCAGAACCGCTTCAACGTGCCGGTGGTCAAGGCGCGCGAGGCGCTCGATGCCGGCCGCTTCGGCAAGCTCATCCTGGGGACGGTCCGGGTGCGCTGGTGCCGCGACCAGGCCTATTACGACCAGGACGATTGGCGCGGCACCTGGGCCTTTGACGGCGGCGTGCTGACCAATCAGGCGAGCCACCACGTCGATATGCTGGAGTGGTTCTTCGGCGACGTGGTGAGCGTGCATGCGCGGGCGACGACGGCGCTCGCCAACATCGAAACCGAGGACACCGCCGTCGCGACGCTGAAGTTCCGCAACGGCGCGCTCGGGATCATCGAGGCGACCACCGCGGCGCGCCCGACCGATCTCGAAGGTTCGCTGTCGATCCTGGGCGAAAAGGGCACGGTCGAGATCTCCGGTTTCGCGGTCAACCAGATCCGGCACTGGCGCTTTGTCAACGAGCTGCCGTCGGACAAGGACGTCGTGGAGAAGTTCTCGGTCAACCCGCCCAACGTCTACGGCTTCGGCCATCAGGCCTACTATCATCATGTGGTCGATTGCCTGGAGAACCAGCGCGCGGCCCTGGTCGACGGGCTCGAGGGCCGCAAGAGCCTGGAGCTGATCTCGGCCCTCTATGAGTCGATCGAGACCGGAGCGGAAGTTGCCCTGCGCTTCACGCCGCGCCGGAGCCGGCTGGGTGTCATATCGTCCGCTCACAATCTTTGAATTATCGCGATTGGACCTTGGCCTTGCCGGCGCGGGGAATTCCCGTGTTTTTGTCATGCGGGACCAGCTCGGGCGCAGCGTCGACGGGCAGGGCGGCGATCGCAACGCCGAGCGCGGCTAGGCATGCGGCCTTGTTCGGCCAGCCCTGGGCGATCGCATCCTGGTCGTCGCGCGGCTCGCCGACCAGGTAACGCGCCGAGCCGTCCTCGCCGACATGCGGGCCGCGGCGCTCGAGCTGCGCGGCGTAGCTGGCGCCGGCCTCGAGGATACGACGATAGAGATCTCGCAGCTCGTCGACGGCGCGCGCCGGCGCCGGCCGCCGGCCGCTACACCAGGATTTCACAGTATCGAGGCGCACGCCTTGGAATTCGGCAGCCTCGGTCTGCGAGAGGCCGCAGCGCTGCCGCATCAGATCGTAAACGCTCATGGCGCAAATGCTCCTGTCGGGGCGGAAAGGAATTGCGGCTCCGGTTTCCCGGAGCCGCTGTCGTCTTAGTGTTCCCGATCGTATTGCTCGAAATCGGAGAAGGTCGGTCCGCGACCTCCGATCAGGTTGGCCTTGCGCAGGCCTTCCATCGCCTTGGCGTGACGGCCAGCGCGACGGCGATCCGGGATCATCTCGATCAGCTGGTCGGGATGGAAGTTCAGCGTCTTGGCGACGGTCAGCACCATCTGCTTGGTGATCGTGCCCTTGACGGCGTGACCTTCAAGAAACTGCACGCCGAGGCGCTCGGCCTGATCGCGCAGGGACTGCATCTGAGCGAGGGGATCGCGGTTGAACAAACCCATTGTAGGACTCCATTTTCCTTTCGCGTCGGGCCAATCCCAACGCTGGATTGTTTGTACACGAATGGTGTACAGGCGCAAGTAGTTTGTGGCACACCAGATGCGATTTAGTTCCGCTGTGCGAAATCAGTTCGGGGATTTTTCCGGGGATTCGATGCAACATCCGGCCTCAAACAGCTGCATTGATCCGCATCTGTTCTACACAAAACGTGAATGTGTCGCCTGTGGATAAAGGAGGTAAATGCTTTTGATTTAAAAGGAATTTTCGCCCGTTTTGTTTGGCGATCCCGGCAGGATTCGAACCTGCAACCCGCGGAGTAGAAATCCGCTACTCTATCCAGTTGAGCTACGGGACCGTGGCCGCCTTGTAGCACCCGCAATATGAAAAATCCGCCTTTCCGCCAAGTCCGTCCGAACCGATTTTTGTGGTCAGACGACAAAGGCGAGCAGGGGTCCCGTCCTGTGTTGGCCAGACTCGCCCGCCGAGCCGGCATGACGCTGCCGCCGGGGCAGGTCGAAGGAATGTCGGCAATGCAATCTGCGACGTTTTCGTCCGTTCATGTCAGCGCCTTCACTCCGTCACCTTTTCGCGCATTTTTTAGCCCCAACGCGGCGGTCGACCGCGGGGCGTTCAGGAGCTCCATCATGATCGGATTGGTTCGTGCGGCCGCAATTTGCGCCACGCTGGCGCTCGGCTTGGTGAGCGCCCAGGCCGCGGACAAGGCCTTCAGGCGCGACGACCTCGCGGATTCCGCGATCAGGCTGGAAGCCCAGATCAAGAGCGAGGCGGGCGCGGTCAACAAGTCGGCGGCGACCTTGCGCACCGACGCGGACGCAGCCTTCAAGCGCAATGATTTCCGCGGCGGGCTCACGATCCTCGGCCAGATCGCGGCAACCGCGCCCGAGGACGGCGCCAACTGGCTGCGGCTTGCCAGGACCGTGTTCCAGATCCGCTCCGCCAGCTCCAGCGAACAGACCTTCCTGATGGAGCGCGCCTCCACTGCCGCCTACCTCGCCTATCAGCGCGCCGGCAATGCGGGCGAGGAGGCCGATGCGTTGGCCGTGCTCGGCAAGGCGCTCGCGGAGCGCAAGCTGTGGCGTCCGGCGCTCGACGCGCTGCGGCTGTCGCTCGACCTGCGCGAGGTCGCCGATGTCCGGGGCCAGTATGAGAAGATGCGCGACGAGCATGGCTTCCGGCTGCTCGATTATACCGTCGATTCCGATGCGGCCTCGCCGCGGGCCTGCTTCCAGTTCTCCGAGGAACTCGCCAAGCGCGTCGACTTCGCGCCGTATCTCGCACTGGCCGGCACCGACAAGCCGGCTTTGTCGGCGGAAGGCCAGCAGCTCTGCGTCGACGGGCTGAAGCACGGCGAGCGCTACAACATCAATCTGCGCGCCGGCCTGCCTTCGACCGTCAAGGAGACCCTGCCGAAATCCGCTGAGTTCAACATCTATGTCCGCGACCGCAAGCCGTTCGTGCGGTTCACCGGGCGGGCCTACGTGCTGCCGCGGACCGGCCAGCGCGGTATCCCGGTGGTCAGCGTCAACACGCCGGCGGTCACGGTCAACGTGTTCCGGATCGGCGACCGCAACCTGATCAACACCGTGATCGACAGCGACTTCCAGAGCACGCTGAGCCGCTATCAGCTCTCCGATCTCGGCGACCAGCGTGGCGTCAAGGTGTGGTCCGGCGAGCTCGCCACCGCCACCACGTTGAACCAGGACGTCGTCACCGCATTTCCGGTCGACCAGGCGCTCGGCGACCTGCAGCCGGGCGTCTACGTCATGACCGCCGCGGCCAAGGGGCCGGGCAGCGACGATGACGGCACGCTGGCGACGCAATGGTTCATCGTCTCCGACATGGGCCTGTCGGCCTTCTCCGGCAACGACGGTATCCACGTCTTCGTCAATTCGCTGGCCTCGACCGAACCGGTCGCCAATGCCGACGTGAAGCTGGTCGCCCGCAACAACGAGATCCTGGCCACCCGCAAGACCGATGCAGCAGGCCATGTGCTGTTCGAGCAGGGGCTGGCACGCGGCGAGGGTGGATTGTCGCCAGCACTGCTGACGGTGACGGGCGAGAAGGCCGACTACGCCTTCCTGAGCCTGAAGACCAACGCTTTCGACCTCACCGACCGCGGCGTCGCAGGGCGGGCGATCCCGGCCGGTGCGGACGCCTTCGTCTACGCCGAGCGCGGCGTCTATCGCTCCAACGAGACCGTCTATTTGACCGCGCTGCTGCGCGACGGACAGGGCAATGCCTTGACCGGGACGCCGCTGACCATGGTGATCGAGCGGCCCGACGGCGTCGAATTCCGCCGCACCGTGCTGCCCGACCAGGGCGCTGGCGGCCGCATGCTGGCGGTGGCGCTGAACTCCGCGGTGCCGACGGGGACCTGGCGGGCGCGTGTCTTTACCGATCCCAAGGGCTCGTCGGTCGGCGAGACCACCTTCATGGTCGAGGATTACATCCCCGAGCGGATCGAATTCGACCTGACCAGCAAGGAGAAGGTGATCAAAGCTGAAGTTCCAGTGGAACTTCAGGTTTCCGGCCACTTCCTCTATGGCGCGCCGGCCTCGGGGCTGCAGCTCGAAGGCGACATGCTGGTCGCACCTAGCGCAACCGGCCGGCCCGGCTATGCCGGCTACCAGTTCGGCGTTGATGACGAGCAGACCGCGAGCAACGAGCGGACCCCGATCGAGGACCTGCCGGAGGCCGATGCCAACGGCGCGGCCAGCTTCCCGGTCAAGCTCGACAAGGTCCCGGCCTCGACCCGGCCGCAGGAGGCCCAGATCTTCATCCGCATGGCGGAGACCGGCGGCCGTTCGGTCGAGCGCAAGATCGTGCTGCCGGTGGCGCCTGCGGCCTCGCTGATCGGCGTCAAGCCGCTGTTCGGCGACAAGAGTGTGGCCGAGGGCGACAAGGCCGAGTTCGACGTCGCGTTCGTCGCGCCCGACGGCAGGCAGCTGTCGCGCAACGGGCTGCGCTACGAGCTGTTGAAGCTGGAGTCGCGTTACCAATGGTACCGGCAGAATTCGTCCTGGCAGTATGAGCCGGTCAAGTCGACCCGCCGCGTCGCCGACGGCGACGTCAATCTCGCCGCCGACAAGCCGATGCGCCTGACCTTCCAGCCGCAGCCCGGCCGCTACCGGCTTGATGTGAAATCGACCGACGCCGATGGTCCGGTGACCTCGGTGCAGTTCGATGTCGGCTGGTATTCCGACGGCAGTGCCGACACGCCCGACCTGCTCGAAACCTCGATCGACAAGCCGGAATACCAGTCCGGCGACACCATGACGGTGTCGGTCAACGCGCGTACGGCCGGCAAGCTCACGGTCTATGTGCTGGGCGACCGCCTGCTGACGACCCAAAGTGTCGACGTCAAGGAGGGCACCCAGCAGGTCAAGCTACCGGTCGGCAAGGACTGGGGCACCGGCGCCTATGTCATGACGACGCTGCGCCGACTGCTCGATGCCGCCGCCGGGCGCATGCCGGGCCGCGCGATCGGGCTGAAATGGTTCGGCATCGACAAGAAGACACGCACGCTGGCCGTCGAGCTTTCGCCGCCCGCATTGGTGCGGCCGGGCACGACGCTGAAGATTCCGGTCAAGCTCGGCGGGCTCAATCCCGGCGAGGACGCCAAGGTAGTGCTCGCCGCGGTCGATGTCGGCATCCTCAACCTGACCAACTACAAGCCCCCGGCGCCGGACGACTACTATCTCGGCCAGCGCCGCCTGACCGCCGAGATCCGTGACCTCTACGGCCAGCTGATCGACGGCATGCAGGGCACCCAGGGGCAGATCCGCAGCGGCGGTGACGCAGCCGGCGCCGAGCTGCAGGGCTCGCCGCCGACGCAGAAGCCGCTCGCGCTCTATTCCGGCATCGTCACGGTCGGTCCCGACGGCACTGCCGAGGTGAGCTTCGACATCCCCGAATTCGCCGGCACGGCGAGGGTGATGGCGGTGGCGTGGAGTGCCACCAAGCTCGGCCGCGCCAATGTTGATGTCATCGTGCGCGATCCCGTGGTGGTGACCGCGACATTGCCGCGTTTCCTGCTGACCGGTGACAAGGGCACCATCAGCATGGATATCGACAACGTCGAGGGCGCTGCCGGCGATTACGCCGTCAGCGTCAAGGCGAGCGGCCCGATCAAGGCTTCGGGTAATCCGACCACGACCGTGAAGCTCGCCGCAAAGCAGCGCACCTCGCTGTCGCTCGGCCTCGAGGCCGGCGGCGCGGGGCGCGCCGATTTCGACGTCGACATTTCCGGGCCGAACGGGATGACGTTGGCGCGGCACTATGCGCTCGACGTCAAGCCGGCGACCCAGGTGCTGGCGCGCCGCTCGATCCGCACGCTGGCGAAGGGCGAGAGCCTGACGCTGACCTCCGACATGTTCTCCGATCTGGTGCCGGGCACCGGCAGCGTCTCGGTCTCGGCGAGCCTGTCGACCGCGCTCGATGCGGCGAGCATTCTGAAGGCGCTCGACCGCTACCCTTATGGCTGCTCCGAGCAGATCACCAGCCGCGCGTTGCCGCTGCTCTATGTCAACGATCTCGCCGCCGGCGCCCATCTTGCGATGGACACCGCGGTCGACCAACG of the Bradyrhizobium quebecense genome contains:
- a CDS encoding peptidoglycan-binding protein, which translates into the protein MTSAVISASAIDLHGISHATFDLIVSAEVTSPAWYSRHLSGATWPGEQSGVTIGCGYDVGQTTRQQFQADWSGKIPDAMLRALAKCCGVTGPAAEKLARRLRGVVDIPWDVALEVFSSHDIPRYLAICRRLLPGFDELSPDCKGVILSIAFNRDAGGFNKPGPRWSEMRQIKAAIGSGELAKIPGLIRSMKRLWPDSKGLRIRRDDEAALFERGLATWHPHEHAKLATTPAPVDPDAVAYVQGRLRELGYYDVGQVDGEPSPQGRTEGMILAYRNARGLPLTPVIDGQLIAELGKPQAPRPVAETRASATVADLRDEGSQTIALTDRAKGWAGKIFGSSTGLGGAGVLAWLTDRATQVSAAKDAVGALGLTPGAIQAIAISIAALVVVAGVGVLVWFVADQLERRRLADYRAGKHA
- a CDS encoding DUF1515 family protein — protein: MSGDETASVNAALLQMAAKIGGLESTVSTLLQTWQRMEEKASEGRKDLHRKVDDLRAEMTAMGAQVTTATKDISDMKPTVQAVQNVQVQATGVRNASRWLYWAAVGLSGGVGWIITNFIDIHLKR
- a CDS encoding Gfo/Idh/MocA family protein, with translation MIRFGLLGCGRIAKRHSDLLGGNHIAGASLVAVCDPLRARADAIAGKFAVPAHYDMDEFLARKDIDAVAVLTPSGLHPAHVIACARAGKHVVVEKPMALRLQDADDMIRACDEAGIKMFIVKQNRFNVPVVKAREALDAGRFGKLILGTVRVRWCRDQAYYDQDDWRGTWAFDGGVLTNQASHHVDMLEWFFGDVVSVHARATTALANIETEDTAVATLKFRNGALGIIEATTAARPTDLEGSLSILGEKGTVEISGFAVNQIRHWRFVNELPSDKDVVEKFSVNPPNVYGFGHQAYYHHVVDCLENQRAALVDGLEGRKSLELISALYESIETGAEVALRFTPRRSRLGVISSAHNL
- a CDS encoding helix-turn-helix domain-containing protein, which gives rise to MSVYDLMRQRCGLSQTEAAEFQGVRLDTVKSWCSGRRPAPARAVDELRDLYRRILEAGASYAAQLERRGPHVGEDGSARYLVGEPRDDQDAIAQGWPNKAACLAALGVAIAALPVDAAPELVPHDKNTGIPRAGKAKVQSR
- a CDS encoding alpha-2-macroglobulin family protein, which translates into the protein MIGLVRAAAICATLALGLVSAQAADKAFRRDDLADSAIRLEAQIKSEAGAVNKSAATLRTDADAAFKRNDFRGGLTILGQIAATAPEDGANWLRLARTVFQIRSASSSEQTFLMERASTAAYLAYQRAGNAGEEADALAVLGKALAERKLWRPALDALRLSLDLREVADVRGQYEKMRDEHGFRLLDYTVDSDAASPRACFQFSEELAKRVDFAPYLALAGTDKPALSAEGQQLCVDGLKHGERYNINLRAGLPSTVKETLPKSAEFNIYVRDRKPFVRFTGRAYVLPRTGQRGIPVVSVNTPAVTVNVFRIGDRNLINTVIDSDFQSTLSRYQLSDLGDQRGVKVWSGELATATTLNQDVVTAFPVDQALGDLQPGVYVMTAAAKGPGSDDDGTLATQWFIVSDMGLSAFSGNDGIHVFVNSLASTEPVANADVKLVARNNEILATRKTDAAGHVLFEQGLARGEGGLSPALLTVTGEKADYAFLSLKTNAFDLTDRGVAGRAIPAGADAFVYAERGVYRSNETVYLTALLRDGQGNALTGTPLTMVIERPDGVEFRRTVLPDQGAGGRMLAVALNSAVPTGTWRARVFTDPKGSSVGETTFMVEDYIPERIEFDLTSKEKVIKAEVPVELQVSGHFLYGAPASGLQLEGDMLVAPSATGRPGYAGYQFGVDDEQTASNERTPIEDLPEADANGAASFPVKLDKVPASTRPQEAQIFIRMAETGGRSVERKIVLPVAPAASLIGVKPLFGDKSVAEGDKAEFDVAFVAPDGRQLSRNGLRYELLKLESRYQWYRQNSSWQYEPVKSTRRVADGDVNLAADKPMRLTFQPQPGRYRLDVKSTDADGPVTSVQFDVGWYSDGSADTPDLLETSIDKPEYQSGDTMTVSVNARTAGKLTVYVLGDRLLTTQSVDVKEGTQQVKLPVGKDWGTGAYVMTTLRRLLDAAAGRMPGRAIGLKWFGIDKKTRTLAVELSPPALVRPGTTLKIPVKLGGLNPGEDAKVVLAAVDVGILNLTNYKPPAPDDYYLGQRRLTAEIRDLYGQLIDGMQGTQGQIRSGGDAAGAELQGSPPTQKPLALYSGIVTVGPDGTAEVSFDIPEFAGTARVMAVAWSATKLGRANVDVIVRDPVVVTATLPRFLLTGDKGTISMDIDNVEGAAGDYAVSVKASGPIKASGNPTTTVKLAAKQRTSLSLGLEAGGAGRADFDVDISGPNGMTLARHYALDVKPATQVLARRSIRTLAKGESLTLTSDMFSDLVPGTGSVSVSASLSTALDAASILKALDRYPYGCSEQITSRALPLLYVNDLAAGAHLAMDTAVDQRIRDAIERLLARQGSNGSFGLWSAGGDDAWLDAYVTDFLTRAREKGFAVPDVLFKNALDRVRNSVVNANEPEKDGGRDLAYGLYVLARNGAAPIGDLRYLADTKLNNLATPISKAQLAAALALVGDKARAERVYGAALDALNPKPVIEFGRVDYGSALRDAAALVSLAGEGNAPRTTLTQAVLRVEAARGLSPYTSTQENAWMVLAARALAKETMALDINGQPVKTAVYRSYKAEEMTGQPLKITNTGDAPVQAVISVSGSPVTPEPAASNGFKIERSYFTLDGKPADVSKAKQNDRFAVVLKVTEAKPEFGHIMVADYLPAGLEIDNPNLVSSGDSGTLEWIEDGVEPKNTEFRDDRFTAAIDRGANDKSVFTVAYVVRAVSPGKYVLPQAYVEDMYNPSRYGRSGTGAVEVKPAK